A single genomic interval of Noviherbaspirillum cavernae harbors:
- a CDS encoding efflux RND transporter periplasmic adaptor subunit — translation MMLPSFPPTFALPRLWSRRILPRLACICAAIALLPACNKQAAPPPPGPVEVTAVTIAPKDTPVSFEFTAQTQSSREVQIRARVDGFLDKRLYTEGAVVRSGQPMFQMDRKPFEATLLSAQGQLAQQQARLDVAKANLARIRPLAQKNAVSQKDLDDAIGNHKQAEAAVLAAQGEVRTARLNLGYTTISSPFTGLSSAARVQEGSYVSAGESSLLTSVSQIDPIWVNFSISENEMLKYREQRAKGQIKFPPNNDFTVEVILSDGSVLPDRGRINFTEPSFSTETGTFLVRTVLPNPKVALRPGQFVRARLLGAVRPDAILVPQRAVLQGAKSHYVWVIGNDGKAKERVVEVGDWLGDNWFISNGLRAGERVVVDGAIRVAAGMPLKVTELPAVSAEAKESVQPAVQPGQAGKAGQASQSAQPAESSQTPRSPEAPKSPQAPK, via the coding sequence ATGATGCTTCCTTCCTTCCCGCCGACATTTGCATTGCCGCGCTTGTGGTCGAGGCGGATACTGCCGCGGCTGGCATGCATCTGTGCCGCCATTGCCCTGCTTCCCGCTTGCAACAAGCAAGCCGCTCCGCCGCCGCCCGGCCCTGTGGAAGTCACCGCGGTCACGATTGCGCCGAAGGATACGCCGGTCAGCTTTGAATTCACCGCGCAGACGCAAAGCTCGCGAGAAGTGCAGATACGCGCACGCGTCGACGGCTTCCTCGACAAGCGGCTTTATACCGAAGGTGCGGTGGTGCGCAGCGGACAGCCGATGTTCCAGATGGACCGCAAGCCGTTCGAGGCCACGCTTCTGTCCGCGCAAGGCCAACTGGCGCAGCAGCAGGCGCGGCTTGATGTGGCGAAGGCCAATCTGGCGCGCATCAGACCGCTTGCCCAGAAAAATGCGGTGAGCCAGAAAGACCTCGACGATGCCATCGGCAACCATAAGCAGGCCGAGGCTGCCGTGCTGGCGGCGCAGGGCGAGGTCCGCACCGCGCGCCTCAACCTGGGATATACCACCATATCTTCGCCGTTCACCGGCCTGTCCAGTGCCGCCCGCGTGCAGGAAGGCAGTTATGTGTCCGCCGGCGAATCGAGCCTGCTCACTTCCGTGTCGCAGATCGATCCGATCTGGGTGAATTTCAGCATCTCCGAAAACGAGATGTTGAAGTATCGCGAACAACGCGCCAAGGGGCAGATCAAGTTTCCGCCGAATAATGATTTCACGGTCGAGGTGATCCTGTCCGATGGATCGGTGCTGCCCGATCGCGGCCGCATCAATTTCACGGAACCGTCGTTCAGCACGGAAACCGGAACCTTCCTGGTGCGCACGGTGCTTCCCAATCCCAAGGTCGCATTGCGCCCCGGCCAGTTCGTGCGGGCCAGGCTGCTGGGCGCGGTACGGCCCGATGCCATCCTGGTACCGCAGCGCGCGGTGTTGCAGGGAGCGAAGAGCCACTACGTCTGGGTGATAGGCAATGACGGCAAGGCGAAGGAGCGCGTGGTCGAGGTCGGCGACTGGTTGGGCGACAACTGGTTCATCAGCAACGGCTTGCGCGCCGGCGAGCGCGTCGTCGTGGACGGCGCGATCCGGGTTGCCGCCGGCATGCCGCTGAAAGTGACGGAGTTGCCTGCCGTGAGCGCCGAGGCAAAAGAATCGGTACAGCCCGCGGTGCAACCCGGCCAGGCAGGGAAAGCGGGGCAGGCGTCGCAGTCGGCGCAGCCGGCGGAATCTTCGCAGACGCCCAGGTCTCCGGAAGCTCCCAAGTCTCCGCAAGCGCCGAAATAG